CCGGGCCCGTTGGGCGTGACGATGCGCGTCTTTTCCATGAAGGTGGCGGCGTCGATCACCGACACGTAGTTCTCGCCGCGCACAGTCACCCACACCTCCTTGCCGTCCGGCGTATAGAAGGCCTCGTGCGGCGAGCGGCCGACGTAGGTGGTGTGCTTGACCGCGTTGGTCGCGGTGTCGATGAAGCTCACGGAGTTCGACCCGATCGACACGACCGCGAGCGTGCGGTGGTCCGGCGAGAAGCCCATGCCGTGCACCAGCACCTGGCCCCTGTAGAGCGGACTGAAGTTGCCGGGTGACGGATCGCCCAGGCGGATCACGCCCAGCAGCTTGTTGTCGACCGGGTCGGTCACGGAGACGGTGTTGGAGAACTGCTCGGCGGTGTAAACGCGGTCGCGGTGACTCATCGGAATGTCGGCGTCGGAGGCCGCGACCGGGGCCTGGCCGGCCTGCGCGCCAACGGCGATGGCGGCCAGCGCGGTGGCGGCGAGGAGTTGGGAAAGGCTGTGCTTTTTCATGTTGTCGTGCTGGGATGGTTGTGCGTGTGCGGGAGAAGGGGCTACAGCCGCCCGACCTGCGTGGGCGCGGGTGCGGAAGGCGGCAAGGGCTGGTCGAGCGCCAGGCGCATCGCGGCAATCTCCTGCTGCTGCTCGACGATGATTTCCTGCGCGATGCGGCGCAGCTGCTCGTTGCGGCCATGGCGCAACTCGGCCAACGCCATGTCGATCGCGCCCTGGTGATGGGCGATCATCATTTCGGCGAAGTCGCGGTCGACGCTGCCGGATGGCGCGACGCTCATTCCGGCCATCATCCTTGCCATGGCGGCGTCGTTCTCCGCGGCGAAGCCCGCCTCCGCCGGCGCGCGGCTGGTGCAGATGTCCATGAGGCTCGCCATCAGCGCGTTGGCGCGTGCCGCGCCGGCCGGCATCTGCGTCGCCGCGAAGACGGCGGCGGCGCAGGCGATGGCCGCGGTGCCGATGGTCCATGCGGCAGGCCGCATCGAGCGGCGGCGGAGAGATTTCATCTGCATCGGGTGGGTCCTCGGCGTGAATGGCACTGGGCCGTCGCAGAGGTAGACGCCGCAGCCGACGCGTTATTCCAGCGGGTTTGAAATATTTCGCGCAGCGCCCGGTGTCAGTGGGCGGCCTTCAGCCGCTCCAACTCTGCTTCTTCCTCCCGCAGCTTGCTCTCGCGCTGCGCGATCTTGTCGGCGCGGCCCTTGTGCTTCGCCTCCGCCAACTCACGCTGCCGCTCGGCCACCTTGCGCTCCTGGGCCTGAACGCGCTTGCGGTGCTCGGCCTGCAGCCGCTCCTCGCTGCAGTTGCGCTGGTTGGCGCGCATCGCGCGCTCCAGGCCACGCACCCGCTGCGCCTGGCCCTTGGCCTTGGCCGCATCGATGTCGCGCTCGATGGCCTCGCGCTTGGCATTGCAGCTTTCGCTGGTGATCGGCTGCGCGATCGCGCTCATGGAGAGGGTTGCGATGGCCGCGGCAAGAATCGACGGAAGAAGATGTCGCACGTGTTTTCCTTGTCCGCGGGTGAAGTCAGCCGGTGGGTTCACTGTAGCGAGCGTTCCTGGGGCCGGGGCTGCGGCCTTTCCCGCGCAAACCTTTCACTTCACTCCCGGTACTCGGGGCTGCGGCAAGACGCCGGCGCAGCCTCACTCGGTTCCTGCGCGCGAAGTGTGCGGCACCCTCAAGCGGCCACGAAGCGGCGCTCGCGCATCCACTTCGTCATGACCCATTTATCGCCCCGAGTCACGGGCGCGCTCGCGTGCAGGGAGCGCGTATCGACACGGCCGTAGCCATCGCAATACTCGAAGTAGCAGGCATTGCCACGGATCGGCGACACCGCCAGGCCGAGTTGCGGAAAGACGGTCTGGCCGCCTTCCGGCGGGTCGTTCAGGTAGGTCACCAGGGTGCTCACGCGCTGGCCGCTTCGCGCGATGGATTCGCGGTTGGCGGCGTTGGTGGGCGCCAGGTAGTCGTAGTGCGGCTCGCTGCCCGCGCCGGTGGGGTAGTACAGCAGCTGCAGCCCCTCGCCGTTTTCCAGCGGAAGGTTCATCAGCGCCGATAGCCGCCGATCGAGGCGGTCGATCAGGTCGTTCTCGCAGAGGCGAAAGAACATGCCCCAGCTCGCGCGCTTGTCGCTCACCACATCGCGGCCGCTCATCGGATCGACCAGCGTGGAAGGTTTCAGGCGCGGCCTCGCCATCTCGATGAGGGCCTTGCACTCGTCGGCATCCACAACGTTGCCGAGCGCGGCAAAGACCGGGTCTTCGCCGCGCGAGTGCACGACGATCTCGCGGTCGGCCGCAAGGATTCGAGTGCCCGGTGCGAGCCGCGCCACGGGCTTGGAGGGCGCCTCGTCCGGCAGTTCGATGGCGTCGGCCGGCATGGGCCCGCCCCGCTGGCGCGCGTCGAGGTAGGCCGCGACGATCGCTTGTGCGGCCCGCTCGTTCATGCCCTGCCCCCGCATCGTGGCCACCAGCGCCTGTGGCATCTGGCCGGCATTGAGGTTGTGCGTGAGCCAGCGGCCCAGGTCGGGCGAGAAACGGACGACGGTGCTCATGGCCGAATCAGACGGGCCCCGTCTGGGCGACCCAGCCCTTGTCGCCGCGTGTGAAGCCCTGGCGCAGTTGCAGCTTGCCGCCCGCGCCGCTGGCGATACGCGCGATCATCGGAAACACGCGCTGCGCGTCGGCGTCCTGCATCCACGGCGCCGTGTCGATCTGGTAGGTGTAGCTCACCACCGCCATCGGATGCTGCGCGTTGGAGGTGTCGACCTTGACATCGACGATCTGCTCGCGCTTGAGGTGCGCCACGCAGAAATCGTTGGCTTGTTGTTGTTCGGCGCCTTTCGCTGCGGACGCATGCGGCTTGTAGAACTTGCGGCCCGCGTCGGTCAGCTCGAAGCGCTTGACCGCGCCGTCCGGGTTCTCGATGCTTTTCGGCACGGCGACGATGGTGCTGTGCACCAGGCCCAGCTGCTCCATCACCGGAAACTGGATGGCATGGCGGGCACCGGAACCGGCCTCGGCTTCGGTCAGGTCGATCGGCCAGTCGACCATGGCCAGGCAGATGTCGCCGCGCTGGGCCAGGTAGTCGTCCAGCGGCGCCGCGAGGTTCTCGGCGGTGGGTGGGTTGGCATCGTGGCTGGTGCTGCAGGCGGCCAGCGCAGAGACCAGGGCGATGCCCGCCAGGGTCTTGGCGGGGTGGCTCAGGCGAATGGAACGGAAATTCATGCGGAGTCTTGTTGTTGATTGACGGATAGCGTGGCGGTCGTGGATTCGGTCAGTGCACATCGAGCTCGTCCGCGACCCAGCCGCGCTGCGTCAGATGGACGCCCAGGCGCATCTGCATCGTTCCCTCGCGCTGGATGGCGCGCGCCAGCAGCGGAAAGGCTTGCTGCACTTCGGGCGTTGCGGCCCAGGATTCGGGCGCGATGCGGTAGGTGAAGAGCAACGAGGTCGCGGTGCGGCCATCGCGCGTTTGCGGCGGGTCCCAGCCGATCAGGCGGTCCAGGCTCAGCGTGGCCGCGCAGAAGTCGGCCGGGTGCGTGATGTTCTCGGTCGTGGTGCGGATCACCACGGGCACCTGCAGGTAGTACTTGCGGCCCGCATCGGTCAGCGCGTATTCGCGGGCCGGCACGGCCGCTGCCGCGTCCTTGGGGGTGGTGACGACATCCTTGCCTGCCACCAGACCCAGCTTCTCGAGCACCGGCATCTGCTGCGCATCGGGCTCGTGCGACCCGGCCGCCACCGTGATCGGCCAGTCGTACTTGGCCAGGCACACATGCCCGCGCTGCGCGAGGTAGTCGTTCGTCGTCGCGGTGAAGTTCTCCTGGCTCGGAAGGCGCGCCTGTTCGTTGTCGCAGCCGGAGAGCGAGACCAGCAGCAAGAACAGGGACGCGGCGCCGCCGATGCGCCGGCGCACGGCGTTCGCATGGGTCTTCATTTCACGCACCTGCCGCTGGTCGATGACGCGGAGGAAGGCTGGTAGCCGTCGCTCAGCGTGCCCAGGAAGCAGACCAGGTCGGCGATCTGCTGCGGCGTCATGACCGGGGTGGAACCGGGCGCGCGCGGCTTCGTGCCGCTGGCAAGCGTCTTGTCGCCGCCCTCGCCGGTCCCCATCGGCAACTCCTCGTCGATGCTGCCTTGCTGCACCTGCGGCAGGTCGTTGAACTTGTCGACCGTTGCGCCGGGCACATGGGTGGGCTGCAGCGCCCAGAGCGGGTTGGCCTGCGGCGCACCGGTGCCGTCGTTCCTGGCCGGATACCAGTACTCCGGGTTGGTGTCCCGCGTGTTGTAGAAGTTGACGACCTGGTCCAGCGAGTGGAGCACGCCGTTGTGAAAGAAGGCGCCACGCGTCGCCACGTTGCGCAGCACCGGCACCTTGAACATGCCGCAGTACGGATGGGCCGTGTCTGGCGTGGCGGGCATGTAGTCGGTGCGGAAGGGGCCGCAGAGGCCCATGTCGAAATACTTCGGATCGTCGTTGGCCGGAATCGGGTCCGGGTTGTTCGGAATCGACCTGTCGTTGCGCGGCGCGCCCAGGGCCTGGTAGGTGAAGTCCGTCATCAGGCCGCTGTTGCCGTTGAAATTGGCGCCCGTGTAGTGGCAGCCCGAGCAATTGGTGACGCCGGTGCTGTGGAACAGGACCTCGCCGCGCCGCTCGGCCGGCGTCAGCACGCCGCCGATCTTGTTGAAGACATAGAGGTCGTACTTGCTGCTGTACGGATGAAAGCTGAGGTCCTCGGTCTCCAGTGCCTGGATCGCGGTGCCGAGGGCGTCGAACGCGGCATCGGTGTTGTCGAACACGTTGGCGCCGAAGGCCTGCTTGAACAGGCCGGCATAGGCGCCGTTCTGCACCGCCTTCACAACCGCTTCCTTCGAGCTGTTGTTCATCTCGACCGGGTTGAGCAGCGGCAGCGCGGCCTGTGCCGCCATCGTCGTCGCACGGCCGTCCCACATGAAGCCGCCACCGGGCGAATTGGAAGTCACGCCATCGGGGTTCGGCGCGTCTTCGCTGAAGGCCGGCGTCGATTCCTTGTAGCGCAGCGAGGGCACGGCGCGCGCGCCGGTCTGCTTGATGTCGGAGCCCAGTTGCACCGAGATGCTGTTCGGTGGACCGTAGGCGTATTGCGGATCGTGGCAGCTCGCGCACGACATGTTCTTGCCGCCCGAGAGGTTCTTGTCGAAGAAGGCCAGCTCCCCGACCTGGGCCTTGGCGCTCAGGACCGGCTTGCGCGGGCCGGCGGTGCTTGCCGCCACCGCCGTGCTCTTGCCATCGCAAGCCGTCAAAGCCAATAGCGCTACCGAGAGCGCCATGACGAGCGGGACCATCTTGTCCGTTGCCAGATTCATCAAAAGGAAAGTCGCTTCATGCTTGCGCCGCGGGGGTCCGCAAGCGAGACGCCTCGCGTCCCACCTGCGAACCCTCCGCGGCTTTTTCTGTCGTCTGTCTTCGGTTTACTTCGTTGCCCAGACGCTGCTCTGGCTTGCGTCAGCACCGACTTGCGGCGTGATCTGGCCTTGCACTTCCTTCGTGTCCGGGTTCTGCACGCCGACGATGTCGTTCGCGTACAGCTTCTGCTTGTAGTTGGCCGGAATCACGTAGGCATGGTTGATCGGCCGCACCGAGTCGAAGTGCGTGTCCGCGCTGTTCTGGTATTCCGGCAGCGCAAGGATGTTGGCCGTGATGAACGCTTCCGAGTACTTGGCGCGGTTCAGGTACGTCGCATCGACAGCCGGGTCGGCGACCTGGAACATGTCCTGCAACGTCCGCACGAACGAGAAGTGGCTGTAGGCGTCGCTGTCGGCAACCTTCTTCTTCGCCGTGCCCACGTCCTGCTGGTTGGTGAGAATGCCGAAGATCGAGTTGCCGTGGCCGAAGTTGCCGCCGGCGTAGTTGGCCGGCGGGGTGGTGGCGATGGCCTTGCCGCTTGCGTCCACGGTCACCGGTGCGGCGCCGGAATTCGGGCCGCCCGCGTTCCAGCCGCAGCAGGAGCCGTTGTTGCCGCCTTCGCCTTCGTCGAACATCACCACGATCGCCACGCGCTTGTGCGGGTTCTTCCACAGCGCCGAGTTCTGGATCGCCTTGACCGTCATGCCCAGGTAGATGTCGGCACGCTTGATGTTGGGGCCCTGGCCGTCGTTGCCGCCCTGGCAGCTCGTGTCGCTGCCGACGCCGTGCATGTCGTCGCACTGGTCGGGAACGATGAAGTTGATGTTGCCCACATCGCCCACAGCCAGGTCCTTGGTGAACTGGTCGTAGACCCAGCCGCTCGGAACCTGGTAGGCCCCGGTCTTGAGCCAGTCCGCTTCCTGGTACTGCGTTCCGAAGATGGTGCGGTTGGTGGCCACGAACTCGGGCAGGCTGCGTGCTTCCTGGAAGGCGATCGACGGGCCGTGCTTGACCTTGTACAGCCCGTTCACCACTGCGAAGTTGGGCGTGCCGACGAGGGCGGGAATGGCGGAGCCGTCCAGGTTGGTGACGCCCTTCAGGCGGCTCGTGTCGTACGTGGCGGCCACGTTGGTGTCAGCAATGCTGTCGGCGCGCACGTCCTGGCCGGGGTTCATCGACTCGCTGTAGGTGCGGATGGTGCGGCCCGTCTTGGACATCAGCGTGAACAGGTTGTCGCCGGGGACGTTGTGCACGGTGCCGCCGGTCGGCGTGTCGCTGCAGGTTGCTCCAGCGGTCCCGCTCCAGCCGGCGCGCGTGTTCGTCGGCGGGCGATCGCCCTGGGCGGGCAAGGGCTGGCCGTCGGAGGCCGTGCCGCCGGTGAATGCAGCGTCGGTGATCTTGTAGTCGCCAACAGCGCCGCAACCGAACCAGTTGTCGTCGTGAATGCCGAAGTCGTCGCCGCCGCCCAGCGCGGTGTAGTTCGGCTCGGACGGGTTGCCGGTCGAGTAGTACGTGCTCAGCTGGTTGTAGTTGTTCAGGATGTGATTGATGTTCACGGCCCGCGGGTTGCCGACGATCGCGTCGGTCGACTTGTTTTCTTCGATGATCACGAAGATGTTGTCGTAGGCCGGCACGCCTTCCACATTGAAGGCCGCCTGCTGCGCCTGTGCGAAGGTGATGGCCGCCTGCTTCTGCGTCGGCGCCGAGGGGGTGGCCTTGGTGCCGTCGGAGTTGGTGAGGGTCACGCCCGCGAGGCCGACAAGGCGGGGGTCGCCGCCCGCGACGGCCAGGTTGTCGGGGAACATGTCCTTGCGGTCGAGCTTGGCCGTCGCGTAGGTGTAGCGGTTGGTCAGCTCGTTGTCCTGGTACAGCGCGGCGTACTGGGTGGCGCCGCTCAGGGTGTTCACGTCCGCCAGCGGGTCGCTGAACTTGGCGTCGCCGAGGTTGAAGGCCGGGCCGTTCATGCGTGCGACGAGGTTGGCCTTTTCGGTCGCGTAGTTGCTGCCGTTGGCTTCCACCAGGCGCTGTGCTTCGCTCGACAGCGGGCTGATGACGATCTTGTCCGTGCCCTGGTCGGCGATCTGGGCGGCCGAGGCGCGCAGGATCAGGTGCTTGGCCACGGCAGCGCCGGTGGCGGTGTTGGTCGCGGAGGTGCCGATGTCGGCCACCAGTTGTCCGGTGGCACTGGTCGTCAGCGTGAACTTGCCGCTGGCATCGGTGACGGTCGAGGCTTCGCCGCTGTCGAGCACGCCATTGCCGTTGGCGTCGACGAAGACCGTGGCCTTCTGGTAGTAGCCGGGCTTGAGGGTCGGATTGCCGGTGGTGCTGCCCGGCAGGTAGCCGCTGGCGGCCACCACGCCGCTGACGGTCGCGCTGCTCGTGTTGTTCGGCGGAATGATCGGGAAGAAGTTGCTCCCTCCGTCGCTTCCGCCTCCGCAAGCGGCGACCACGCAGGCCGCAACCGTCGTCAATGACGAGAGCAAAACTCTTTTCTGGAAAATCATCATATATATGGGGCTGTTGGTTATCGATGGTTTTGACCGGCCTGCATGGGCATGCGGGCATCGTGCGTTTGAGTACGAAACGCCACATCGAGGAGAAATGTAGAAATAGCGGGTGACACCTATGTGTCAAAACGGCACATGGTCATTTGCTAATTCTTTGCTAATTCAATGAGGACAACTGCGATGCGCCAATTCGCAGCCACATTCGGACTGACGGCAAGCTGACCTTTGAATTAGGTGAAAATTAGGACGTCAGGATTTGACCGCAAGCAGGGGCGCCCGACGCGACTCTACAGAGGAAGAATGACGCTCCACCGCACTCGATTTCTTTATAAAAAAATCGACCTTTGAATTGCTGTCGATCATTCAAATTTGATCCGTGCAGTTCATTTCGTCGCGGTCGGCCCGACGACATGTGATCTGACTGAGACGCGGTCACTTCCATGTCGTCGGCATCGGAAATTACGCCTCACAGAGGTCATTGCGACAAGACCTTCTTTCATCGAATTCGATTAATTCGAATTCCGCTCAACAAAGGCAATTCCTCTTTGCGCGCATTTGCATTGCGTGAATGCCGACGGCCCCGGTGGAGCGACAGGCCGCAGCGCCGACCCGGCGCTCGCCGCACCCCTCGACAGCCGCCCCGCATCAGGGAATCTACGGATATATGATTCCCCGAATGGTCTTGATTGCGTGCATTTTTTGTATACAAATAACGCACTCGAAATGTGGCGCGATATTTGCGTCGAAAACGGGCTTCATCTCCCCAACACTTGCACGAGGAAAAGACCATGAGCACAGTCGTGAGCCACGCCCCCGCCGGGGCCAGCGAAGCCGGCATTGCGCCGCACGCGGAATCGAACGCCCTCATCAAGCCCGGCTACGACCCGCGCCTGACCAACGAGGACCTCGCCCCGCTCAAGAAACAGACCTGGGGCCAATACAACATCTTTGCGTTCTGGATGTCCGACGTGCACAGCGTGGGCGGCTACATCACGGCCGGCAGCCTGTTCGCGCTGGGGCTGTCGAGCTGGCAGGTGCTGGTGTCCCTGCTGGTGGGCATCGTGATCGTGCAGTTCTTCTGCAACCTCGTGGCCAAGCCCAGCCAGGTGACGGGCGTGCCCTACCCGGTGGTGTGCCGCGCGCCCTTCGGCGTGCTGGGCGCGAACATCCCGGCCATCATCCGCGGGCTGATCGCGGTGGCTTGGTACGGCGTGCAGACGTACCTTGCGTCGGCGGCCTTCATGGTTCTGGCGCTGCACATGTTCCCGAACCTTGCGCCGTATGCCGACGTGGCCACGCACGGCTTCGTGGGCCTCTCGACGCTGGGCTGGGTCGCGTTCATGGTCATGTGGGTGCTGCAGGCCTTCGTGTTCTGGCACGGCATGGAAGCGATCCGCAAGTTCATCGACTGGGCCGGCCCGGCGGTGTACGTGGTGATGGCCGTGCTGTGCGGGTGGCTGGTGTGGAAGGCAGGCTGGAGCAAGATCGACCTGAACCTGGGCGGCATCAAGTTCCAGGGCTGGGACGCGCTGCCGGTGATGCTCTCGGCCATTGCGCTGGTGGTGAGCTACTTCAGCGGCCCGATGCTCAACTTCGGCGACTTCTCGCGCTACGGCAAGAGCTTCGACGCAGTGAAGAAGGGCAACTTCTGGGGCCTGCCGGTGAACTTCGTCTTCTTCTCGCTGCTGACCGTGATCACCACGGCCGCCACGCTGCCCGTGTTCGGTGAATTGATCACCGATCCGGTGCACACCGTCGGCAAGATCGACAGCACCACCGCCGTCGTGCTGGGTGCGCTGACATTCATGATCGCCACCATCGGCATCAACATCGTGGCCAACTTCGTCTCGCCGGCCTTCGACTTCTCGAACGTGGCGCCGCAGCACATCAGCTGGCGCACGGGCGGCATGATCGCCGCAGTGGGCTCGGTGTTTCTCACGCCGTGGAACCTCTACAACAGCCCCGAGGTCATTCACTACACGCTGGACGTGCTGGGCTCGTTCATCGGGCCGCTGTTCGGCATCCTGATTGCCGACTACTACATCGTGCGCAAGCAACAGATCGACGTGGACGCGCTCTACACCATGAGCAAGCAGGGCAAGTACTGGTACAGCAACGGCTACAACCCGAAGGCGATCCAGGCGCTGGTGCCCTCCGCGCTCGTGCCCATCCTGTGCGTGATGGTGCCGGTGCTGCGCGGTGGCGCGAACTATGCGTGGTTCATCGGCATGGGCCTGGGCTTCGTGCTCTACGTGCTCCTGAACCGCAACAACAAGACTTGAAACACTGAAAGAGAAAGAAAGGGCCGCGCCGTGCGCATCAAGATCATCAATCCCAACACCACCTGGAGCATGACCGAGAAGATCGGCGCCTGCGCCCGCGCGGTGGCGCACGCCGGTACGGAAATCGTCGCGGTCAGCCCGGCCATGGGGCCGGTTTCCATCGAGAGCCACTACGACGAGGCGCTGGCCGTGCCCGGCCTGTTGCAGGAGATTGCAGCGGGCGAACGCGAGGGCATCGACGGCTACGTGATCGCCTGCTTCGGCGACCCGGGCCTGAAGGCCGCACGCGAACTCGCGCGCGGCCCGGTGGTCGGCATCGCCGAAGCAGCGATGCACCTGGCCAGCATGATCGGCAGCCGCTTCAGCGTGGTCACCACGCTGGGCCGCACGATGGGCCAGGCCTGGCACCTGGCCGAGATCTACGGCATGGAACGCTTCTGCGCCAACGTGCGCGCCTGCGAGTTGCCGGTGCTCGAACTGGAAGAACCCGGCTCGCAAGCGCGCGAACGCATCGTCGAAGAATGCCGGCGCGCGCTCGAAGAAGACGGCTCCGACTGCATCGTGCTCGGCTGCGCCGGCATGACCGACCTGTGCGAGCACATCAGCGACCTGCTGGGCGTGCCGGTGATCGACGGCGTGGCCGCGGGCACCAAGCTCATCGAATCGCTCGTCACGCTGAAGCTTCAGACCAGCAAGCGCGGCGAGCTCGCGCACCCTCTGCCCAAGACGATGAAGGGCGCGCTCGAAGGCTTCACGCTCCGCGGGTGATACGGGCCGGCGCGGGCGACGGCATCGAACGCTGAGCCACAATCTCCGCATGCCCCGCGCCAGCACCAAAACCATCGCCTCCCCCGCCCCGACCGACACCATCGCCACTCCGGCCGAGAACGGTGCAGCCGTTGGCAAGGGAAGCTCCATCGAGCGCATCGCCCAGGACATCGCCACCGCCATCGTCGAGAAGCGCCTGCCGCCCGGCACCTGGCTGCGCGAAGAGGCGCTGGGCCGGGTCTATTCGGTGAGCCGCACCAAGGTGCGCGCGGCGCTCCTGATGCTGTCGAAGGACAAGCTCATCGAGATGATTCCCGACAAAGGCGCCTTCGTTTCCCAGCCCACGGTGCAGGAAGCGCGCGAGGTGTTCGCGGTACGCCGCATCCTCGAAAGTGAAGTGGTGCGCCTCTTCATCGCGAATGCGCGGCCGCGCGACTACCAGGCGCTGGAGCAGCACATCAAGTTCGAGCGCGCGGCGTTGCGCCAGAGCCCCGCGATGGGCACGGTGCGCGAGAAGGTGCTGGGCGACTTCCACGTGGCACTGGCCGAGGCCACCGGCAACCACACGCTGACTGAACTGGTGCGCGAATTGGTGGCGCGCAGCTCGCTGATCGCGATGCTGTATCACTCGTCGAACGATCCGCACTGCTCGTCGGACGAGCACTCGGACTTCCTTCGCATCTGCCGCAAGGGCGATGTGGAAGGCGCCGTGGCCTGCATGACAGAGCACCTCGAACGCATCGAGGCCAGCCTCGAACTGGGCACCGACAAGCCCGACCGGCAACTCGACCTGGTCAAGGCGCTGCTCGCCTGAAGCCTGCGCGCCCGGCACGGCGCTTGCACTGCACGCAGACAGCGTGCGGGTTTTCCTGCATGCAGATTGCGGCATAAATTGTATACAGTTTCGCGTACACAATGCAGTCCAGCAGGAGATACACGATGACGGGCGATACCCTTTCCCCAGCAGTTCACCCCGTGGACCAGCGCCTGCCTTCGGGCAAGCTCGCGGCCCTCGGCCTGCAGCACGTGCTCGTGATGTATGCGGGTGCTGTCGCAGTGCCGCTCATCGTCGGCCGCGCGCTCAAGCTCTCGCCCGATGAAGTCGCGCTGCTGATCTCCGCCGACCTCTTTTGCTGCGGCATCGCCACGCTGATCCAGGCGCTGGGCGCCACGCAGTTCTTCGGCATCAAGCTGCCGGTGATGATGGGCGTGACCTTCGCATCGGTCGCGCCGATGGTGGCGATTGCCAATGCCAACCCCGGGCAGAACGGCGCGCAACTGCTCTTCGGCGCGATCATCGGCGCGGGCGTGGTGTCGATATTGATCGCGCCGCTCGTGAGCCGCATGCTGCGGTTCTTTCCGCCGGTGGTCACGGGCACGATCATCGCGGTCATCGGCATCAGCCTGATGCGCGTGGGCATCAACTGGATCTTCGGCAACCCCGTGGGCCCGACGGCACCCGCGCTGGTCGATCCGGTGTATGCCAAGTGGCTCGCCGAGGTGACCTCGCCGGGCAGCTCCATTCCCGCGGTGCCCAAGGGCTTCGCGATCATGCCCACGGTGCCCAACCCCAAGTACGCGGACCTCTCGGGCTTCGGCGTGGCCGCGCTGGTGCTCGTGTCGATTCTCTTGATCGTGAAGTACGCCAAGGGCTTCGTCGCCAACATCTCGGTGCTGCTGGGCATCGTGATCGGCGCGGTCGTCGCCTCGATCACCGGCCTCATGACCTACGAGAAAGTCGGCAAGGCCGCGTGGGTCGACATCGTGCTGCCCTTTCACTTCGGCATGCCGCAGTTCGACCCGATCCTGATCTTGACGATGACGCTGATCATGATCGTGGTGATGATCGAATCGACCGGCATGTTCCTCGCACTCGGCGAGATGACCGACCGCAGGATCACGCAGAAGGACCTCGCCAAGGGCCTGCGCACCGACGGCCTGGGCACGCTGATCGGCGGCATCTTCAACACCTTTCCGTACACCAGCTTCTCGCAGAACGTGGGGCTCGTGGCCGTCACCGGCATCAAGAGCCGCTACGTGTGCGTGGCGGGCGGCGTGATCCTGATCGTGCTGGGGCTGCTGCCGAAGATGGCCGCGCTGGTGGAGTCATTGCCCACCGTGGTGCTCGGCGGCGCGGGCCTCGTGATGTTCGGCATGGTGGCCGCCACCGGCATCCGCATTCTCTCGGGCGTGGACTTCAAGACGAATCGCCACAACGCGATGATCGTCGCGGTGTCGATCGGCGTCGGGATGATTCCGTTGATCGCACCCAACTTCAAGCAGTGGATGCCGCATGCGATCCACTCGCTGATCGAGTCGGGCATCCTGCTGGCGTCGATTGCGGCGGTGTTGTTGAACCTGTTCCTCAACGGCGCGAAGCACGACGAGCAGGCCGTGATCGCCGCGGCCAAGCACGCGGACGCGCACTAGCAGGAGATCAGATCAT
This region of Variovorax sp. RKNM96 genomic DNA includes:
- a CDS encoding DUF305 domain-containing protein codes for the protein MQMKSLRRRSMRPAAWTIGTAAIACAAAVFAATQMPAGAARANALMASLMDICTSRAPAEAGFAAENDAAMARMMAGMSVAPSGSVDRDFAEMMIAHHQGAIDMALAELRHGRNEQLRRIAQEIIVEQQQEIAAMRLALDQPLPPSAPAPTQVGRL
- a CDS encoding DUF1090 domain-containing protein, whose amino-acid sequence is MRHLLPSILAAAIATLSMSAIAQPITSESCNAKREAIERDIDAAKAKGQAQRVRGLERAMRANQRNCSEERLQAEHRKRVQAQERKVAERQRELAEAKHKGRADKIAQRESKLREEEAELERLKAAH
- a CDS encoding 2OG-Fe(II) oxygenase, coding for MSTVVRFSPDLGRWLTHNLNAGQMPQALVATMRGQGMNERAAQAIVAAYLDARQRGGPMPADAIELPDEAPSKPVARLAPGTRILAADREIVVHSRGEDPVFAALGNVVDADECKALIEMARPRLKPSTLVDPMSGRDVVSDKRASWGMFFRLCENDLIDRLDRRLSALMNLPLENGEGLQLLYYPTGAGSEPHYDYLAPTNAANRESIARSGQRVSTLVTYLNDPPEGGQTVFPQLGLAVSPIRGNACYFEYCDGYGRVDTRSLHASAPVTRGDKWVMTKWMRERRFVAA
- a CDS encoding cytochrome c peroxidase, yielding MNLATDKMVPLVMALSVALLALTACDGKSTAVAASTAGPRKPVLSAKAQVGELAFFDKNLSGGKNMSCASCHDPQYAYGPPNSISVQLGSDIKQTGARAVPSLRYKESTPAFSEDAPNPDGVTSNSPGGGFMWDGRATTMAAQAALPLLNPVEMNNSSKEAVVKAVQNGAYAGLFKQAFGANVFDNTDAAFDALGTAIQALETEDLSFHPYSSKYDLYVFNKIGGVLTPAERRGEVLFHSTGVTNCSGCHYTGANFNGNSGLMTDFTYQALGAPRNDRSIPNNPDPIPANDDPKYFDMGLCGPFRTDYMPATPDTAHPYCGMFKVPVLRNVATRGAFFHNGVLHSLDQVVNFYNTRDTNPEYWYPARNDGTGAPQANPLWALQPTHVPGATVDKFNDLPQVQQGSIDEELPMGTGEGGDKTLASGTKPRAPGSTPVMTPQQIADLVCFLGTLSDGYQPSSASSTSGRCVK
- a CDS encoding phosphoesterase encodes the protein MIFQKRVLLSSLTTVAACVVAACGGGSDGGSNFFPIIPPNNTSSATVSGVVAASGYLPGSTTGNPTLKPGYYQKATVFVDANGNGVLDSGEASTVTDASGKFTLTTSATGQLVADIGTSATNTATGAAVAKHLILRASAAQIADQGTDKIVISPLSSEAQRLVEANGSNYATEKANLVARMNGPAFNLGDAKFSDPLADVNTLSGATQYAALYQDNELTNRYTYATAKLDRKDMFPDNLAVAGGDPRLVGLAGVTLTNSDGTKATPSAPTQKQAAITFAQAQQAAFNVEGVPAYDNIFVIIEENKSTDAIVGNPRAVNINHILNNYNQLSTYYSTGNPSEPNYTALGGGDDFGIHDDNWFGCGAVGDYKITDAAFTGGTASDGQPLPAQGDRPPTNTRAGWSGTAGATCSDTPTGGTVHNVPGDNLFTLMSKTGRTIRTYSESMNPGQDVRADSIADTNVAATYDTSRLKGVTNLDGSAIPALVGTPNFAVVNGLYKVKHGPSIAFQEARSLPEFVATNRTIFGTQYQEADWLKTGAYQVPSGWVYDQFTKDLAVGDVGNINFIVPDQCDDMHGVGSDTSCQGGNDGQGPNIKRADIYLGMTVKAIQNSALWKNPHKRVAIVVMFDEGEGGNNGSCCGWNAGGPNSGAAPVTVDASGKAIATTPPANYAGGNFGHGNSIFGILTNQQDVGTAKKKVADSDAYSHFSFVRTLQDMFQVADPAVDATYLNRAKYSEAFITANILALPEYQNSADTHFDSVRPINHAYVIPANYKQKLYANDIVGVQNPDTKEVQGQITPQVGADASQSSVWATK
- a CDS encoding NCS1 family nucleobase:cation symporter-1, coding for MSTVVSHAPAGASEAGIAPHAESNALIKPGYDPRLTNEDLAPLKKQTWGQYNIFAFWMSDVHSVGGYITAGSLFALGLSSWQVLVSLLVGIVIVQFFCNLVAKPSQVTGVPYPVVCRAPFGVLGANIPAIIRGLIAVAWYGVQTYLASAAFMVLALHMFPNLAPYADVATHGFVGLSTLGWVAFMVMWVLQAFVFWHGMEAIRKFIDWAGPAVYVVMAVLCGWLVWKAGWSKIDLNLGGIKFQGWDALPVMLSAIALVVSYFSGPMLNFGDFSRYGKSFDAVKKGNFWGLPVNFVFFSLLTVITTAATLPVFGELITDPVHTVGKIDSTTAVVLGALTFMIATIGINIVANFVSPAFDFSNVAPQHISWRTGGMIAAVGSVFLTPWNLYNSPEVIHYTLDVLGSFIGPLFGILIADYYIVRKQQIDVDALYTMSKQGKYWYSNGYNPKAIQALVPSALVPILCVMVPVLRGGANYAWFIGMGLGFVLYVLLNRNNKT